Proteins co-encoded in one Mastacembelus armatus chromosome 24, fMasArm1.2, whole genome shotgun sequence genomic window:
- the gjb7 gene encoding gap junction beta-7 protein → MNWGFLENVLSGVNKYSTVIGRIWLSVVFLFRILVYVAAAEQVWKDEQKDFVCNTQQPGCENACFDHFFPISQVRLWALQLIMVSTPSLLVALHVAYREHREAKYKRKLYKDKGSIDGGLFCTYIVSLFFKIAFEVGSLLAFYFLYNGFQVPLLHRCSQSPCPNTVDCYIARAKEKKIFLYIMGCTSILCITLNFLELMYIVWKQVWKCFTRRYVPMEEKAFSHKQTHASSVNTFVSAEPTSNTEDSSTQPVSSAENQPVRSQRTETTWKQ, encoded by the coding sequence ATGAATTGGGGCTTTTTGGAGAACGTCCTCAGTGGAGTAAACAAGTACTCCACCGTGATTGGGCGCATTTGGCTTTCGGTGGTCTTCCTGTTCAGGATCTTGGTGTATGTGGCAGCAGCTGAGCAAGTGTGGAAAGACGAGCAGAAGGATTTTGTGTGCAACACCCAGCAGCCCGGCTGTGAGAACGCCTGCTTTGACCATTTCTTCCCCATCTCACAGGTGCGTCTCTGGGCTCTGCAACTCATCATGGTGTCTACCCCATCCCTGCTGGTTGCCCTGCATGTGGCCTATAGGGAGCACCGGGAGGCCAAGTACAAGAGAAAACTGTACAAGGATAAAGGGAGCATTGATGGAGGTCTGTTCTGCACCTATATAGTAAGCCTTTTCTTCAAGATAGCCTTTGAAGTGGGCTCCCTTCTCGCTTTCTACTTCCTGTACAACGGCTTTCAGGTGCCCCTGCTGCAccgctgcagccagagtccctGTCCTAACACGGTGGACTGCTACATTGCCAGAGCCAAAGAAAAGAAGATCTTCCTCTACATAATGGGCTGCACGTCCATTCTGTGCATCACTCTGAATTTTTTGGAGCTTATGTATATTGTATGGAAGCAGGTGTGGAAATGTTTCACCAGGCGGTATGTTCCAATGGAAGAGAAGGCTTTCAGCCACAAGCAGACACATGCTTCTAGTGTCAacacatttgtttctgctgAGCCAACATCAAACACAGAAGACAGCAGCACACAGCCTGTATCCAGCGCTGAAAACCAGCCTGTCCGGTCTCAGAGAACAGAGACTACCTggaaacagtga
- the smim8 gene encoding small integral membrane protein 8 codes for MSDKEASKGKESSGERGYRTPGLRGAQTSTLFRAVNPELFIKPNKPVMVFGLVTITVCVGYLGYLHAMKENNEQLYEAIDGEGERYMRRKTSKWD; via the exons ATGTCCGATAAAGAGGCCAGTAAAGGGAAGGAGAGTTCCGGGGAAAGAGGCTACAGGACCCCCGGGCTGAGGGGAGCACAGACCAGCACACTGTTCCGAGCTGTCAACCCAGAGCTCTTCATCAAACCT AATAAACCAGTGATGGTGTTCGGACTGGTGaccatcactgtgtgtgtgggttacCTGGGCTACCTGCACgcaatgaaagaaaataacGAGCAGCTATATGAAGCCATCGACGGTGAAGGAGAGAGGTACATGAGGAGGAAGACTTCCAAATGGGACTGA
- the ddx51 gene encoding ATP-dependent RNA helicase DDX51 isoform X1, which produces MSLFLVNRYLGEEKDWSVSQESRSQVLLAKLQQKAKEKQSLTGQKECLLQEPTVQQDLKKKRKAHKDSSQQPSLFKKQKSEVVPSYVWESDNHDEPVEKRNQKCVNEKQKKEDQKGSSAEGLPDAPVAVRHGQADKRDEEKTETENDTPKRTLEKTSAPSGFTILGGFEIKPIQKVHRVLPQWLAQPDVIHRDIKSNLVPISAIPGLSAQLIKKLQNNGIERFFPVQAEVIPAILESTQQGLLMGRGGYKPRDICVSAPTGSGKTLAFVIPVVQLLMERVVCEVRALAVLPTKELAQQVCKVFTSYTEGTTLKVVMLAGQRSFPAEQVLLSELRGGVRRSLADIVVATPGRLVDHINGTSGLCLEHLRFLIIDEADRMIDSMHHSWLSQVVNAVYRSGNGPEAVSIFRRTEPAHITATSLSSPQMPLQKLLFSATLTQNPEKLQQLGLHQPRLFSSIHGHSSSSSKNTTSAAPTQKQDRFDFPQGLTEYYVPCTLSKKPLLILHFILRMKLSPILCFTNSRETAHRLFLLVQLFGGVHVAEFSSRLSPGERKKTLKEFEKGKIQLLISTDAAARGIDISGVKCVVNYDAPQYIRTYIHRIGRTARAGKAGLAFTFLLGVQETKFLQMVTEAGSPGIQKQIVKPKNLKSMEVRYEQTLQELADVIKDEKANAF; this is translated from the exons ATGTCTCTATTTCTTGTCAACAG GTATCTTGGAGAGGAGAAAGACTGGAGTGTCTCACAGGAGTCTCGGTCTCAAGTGTTACTGGCTAAACTGCAGCAGAAAGCAAAAGAGAAGCAGAGTTTGACAGGCCAGAAAGAGTGCCTGCTCCAAGAGCCGACAGTACAACAGGAtctcaaaaagaaaagaaaagctcacAAGGACAGCAGTCAACAGCCTTCACTCTTCAAAAAGCAGAAATCAGAAGTAGTACCTTCGTATGTTTGGGAATCTGACAACCATGATGAGCCTGTCGAGAAGAGAAACCAGAAATGTGTtaatgagaaacagaagaaggaGGATCAGAAAG GCAGTTCAGCTGAAGGTCTTCCAGACGCTCCTGTGGCTGTTAGACATGGACAGGCAGACaaaagagatgaagaaaagacggagacagaaaatgacacaccAAAACGAACCCTAGAGAAGACTTCTGCTCCATCTGGATTCACAATTCTTGGTGGATTTGAGATCAAACCCATCCAGAAG GTGCATAGAGTCCTGCCACAGTGGCTCGCTCAGCCTGATGTCATTCACAGAGACATTAAAAGCAATCTGGTGCCCATCTCTGCCATCCCAGGGCTGTCTGCTCAGCTcataaaaaaactacaaaataatgGAATTGAACGCTTCTTTCCAG TGCAAGCAGAGGTCATCCCAGCCATCTTGGAGAGCACTCAGCAGGGGCTGCTGATGGGACGTGGTGGCTACAAGCCCAGAGatatctgtgtgtctgcaccAACAGGCAGTGGCAAGACTCTAGCATTTGTCATACCTGTTGTACAA CTGCTGATGGAGCGGGTGGTATGTGAAGTCCGGGCTTTGGCTGTTTTGCCGACCAAAGAGCTCGCGCAACAG GTTTGCAAAGTGTTCACATCATACACTGAGGGAACTACTTTGAAAGTGGTGATGTTGGCTGGTCAGAGGTCCTTTCCTGCAGAGCAGGTGTTGCTCTCAGAACTTAG AGGGGGCGTGAGGCGCAGTTTAGCAGACATCGTTGTGGCGACTCCTGGTCGACTGGTCGATCACATCAACGGGACTTCAGGCTTATGTTTGGAACACCTCAGGTTTCTT ATCATTGATGAGGCTGACAGGATGATTGACAGCATGCACCATTCTTGGCTCAGTCAGGTAGTGAATGCAGTGTACAGGTCAGGAAATGGACCTGAAGCCGTGTCCATCTTCAGGAGGACTGAGCCAGCACACATCACAGCAACTAG TCTGTCTTCGCCTCAGATGCCACTGCAGAAGCTGCTATTTTCTGCAACTCTAACACAGAACccagagaagctgcagcagctgggcCTCCACCAGCCCAGACTATTCAGCTCCATCCATGGccactccagcagcagcagcaaaaacaccACATCAGCAGCTCCCACCCAGAAACAAGACCGCTTTGACTTCCCCCAAGGTCTGACG GAGTATTACGTTCCCTGTACATTAAGCAAAAAGcctctcctcatcctccactTCATCCTACGTATGAAGCTGAGCCCCATCCTCTGTTTCACCAACTCCAGAGAGACCGCACACAG ACTTTTCCTGCTGGTGCAGCTCTTTGGTGGAGTTCATGTAGCTGAGTTCTCCTCCCGACTCTCtcctggagagagaaagaaaacgCTGAAGGaatttgaaaaaggaaaaatccaaCT GTTGATCAGCACAGACGCTGCTGCCAGAGGCATCGACATCAGCGGGGTCAAATGTGTTGTGAATTATGATGCACCACAGTACATCAGGACATACATTCACAG GATTGGAAGAACAGCGAGAGCGGGAAAAGCAGGCCTCGCCTTTACCTTTCTGCTTGGAGTACAG GAGACAAAGTTTCTTCAGATGGTGACAGAAGCAGGAAGCCCTGGGATTCAAAAACAGATAGTTAAACCCAAGAATCTGAAGAGTATGGAAGTCCGATATGAACAAACATTACAGGAGCTGGCTGATGTTATTAAG GATGAGAAAGCCAACGCTTTTTGA
- the ddx51 gene encoding ATP-dependent RNA helicase DDX51 isoform X2 — protein sequence MSLFLVNRYLGEEKDWSVSQESRSQVLLAKLQQKAKEKQSLTGQKECLLQEPTVQQDLKKKRKAHKDSSQQPSLFKKQKSEVVPSYVWESDNHDEPVEKRNQKCVNEKQKKEDQKGSSAEGLPDAPVAVRHGQADKRDEEKTETENDTPKRTLEKTSAPSGFTILGGFEIKPIQKVHRVLPQWLAQPDVIHRDIKSNLVPISAIPGLSAQLIKKLQNNGIERFFPVQAEVIPAILESTQQGLLMGRGGYKPRDICVSAPTGSGKTLAFVIPVVQLLMERVVCEVRALAVLPTKELAQQVCKVFTSYTEGTTLKVVMLAGQRSFPAEQVLLSELRGGVRRSLADIVVATPGRLVDHINGTSGLCLEHLRFLIIDEADRMIDSMHHSWLSQVVNAVYRSGNGPEAVSIFRRTEPAHITATSLSSPQMPLQKLLFSATLTQNPEKLQQLGLHQPRLFSSIHGHSSSSSKNTTSAAPTQKQDRFDFPQGLTEYYVPCTLSKKPLLILHFILRMKLSPILCFTNSRETAHRLFLLVQLFGGVHVAEFSSRLSPGERKKTLKEFEKGKIQL from the exons ATGTCTCTATTTCTTGTCAACAG GTATCTTGGAGAGGAGAAAGACTGGAGTGTCTCACAGGAGTCTCGGTCTCAAGTGTTACTGGCTAAACTGCAGCAGAAAGCAAAAGAGAAGCAGAGTTTGACAGGCCAGAAAGAGTGCCTGCTCCAAGAGCCGACAGTACAACAGGAtctcaaaaagaaaagaaaagctcacAAGGACAGCAGTCAACAGCCTTCACTCTTCAAAAAGCAGAAATCAGAAGTAGTACCTTCGTATGTTTGGGAATCTGACAACCATGATGAGCCTGTCGAGAAGAGAAACCAGAAATGTGTtaatgagaaacagaagaaggaGGATCAGAAAG GCAGTTCAGCTGAAGGTCTTCCAGACGCTCCTGTGGCTGTTAGACATGGACAGGCAGACaaaagagatgaagaaaagacggagacagaaaatgacacaccAAAACGAACCCTAGAGAAGACTTCTGCTCCATCTGGATTCACAATTCTTGGTGGATTTGAGATCAAACCCATCCAGAAG GTGCATAGAGTCCTGCCACAGTGGCTCGCTCAGCCTGATGTCATTCACAGAGACATTAAAAGCAATCTGGTGCCCATCTCTGCCATCCCAGGGCTGTCTGCTCAGCTcataaaaaaactacaaaataatgGAATTGAACGCTTCTTTCCAG TGCAAGCAGAGGTCATCCCAGCCATCTTGGAGAGCACTCAGCAGGGGCTGCTGATGGGACGTGGTGGCTACAAGCCCAGAGatatctgtgtgtctgcaccAACAGGCAGTGGCAAGACTCTAGCATTTGTCATACCTGTTGTACAA CTGCTGATGGAGCGGGTGGTATGTGAAGTCCGGGCTTTGGCTGTTTTGCCGACCAAAGAGCTCGCGCAACAG GTTTGCAAAGTGTTCACATCATACACTGAGGGAACTACTTTGAAAGTGGTGATGTTGGCTGGTCAGAGGTCCTTTCCTGCAGAGCAGGTGTTGCTCTCAGAACTTAG AGGGGGCGTGAGGCGCAGTTTAGCAGACATCGTTGTGGCGACTCCTGGTCGACTGGTCGATCACATCAACGGGACTTCAGGCTTATGTTTGGAACACCTCAGGTTTCTT ATCATTGATGAGGCTGACAGGATGATTGACAGCATGCACCATTCTTGGCTCAGTCAGGTAGTGAATGCAGTGTACAGGTCAGGAAATGGACCTGAAGCCGTGTCCATCTTCAGGAGGACTGAGCCAGCACACATCACAGCAACTAG TCTGTCTTCGCCTCAGATGCCACTGCAGAAGCTGCTATTTTCTGCAACTCTAACACAGAACccagagaagctgcagcagctgggcCTCCACCAGCCCAGACTATTCAGCTCCATCCATGGccactccagcagcagcagcaaaaacaccACATCAGCAGCTCCCACCCAGAAACAAGACCGCTTTGACTTCCCCCAAGGTCTGACG GAGTATTACGTTCCCTGTACATTAAGCAAAAAGcctctcctcatcctccactTCATCCTACGTATGAAGCTGAGCCCCATCCTCTGTTTCACCAACTCCAGAGAGACCGCACACAG ACTTTTCCTGCTGGTGCAGCTCTTTGGTGGAGTTCATGTAGCTGAGTTCTCCTCCCGACTCTCtcctggagagagaaagaaaacgCTGAAGGaatttgaaaaaggaaaaatccaaCTGTGA